The genomic window AGGATACCGGTAATACCGACAGCAGCACGGTGACGAAACACGTGCTACGCACCCTTGATGTTCAAATTGACCTTTACGGCCGTCGTGCTGCTGAAAACACGGTGATGCTGGAGACGCTGTTTCGTGATGGGTACGCCGTGGACGCTATCCATGCCCTTCATCCGGCCATAACGCCATTGTATGCCAGTGACGTTCGTCAGAATGTGTTTAATACCGATGCACACCAGTACCTTGAGCGCTACACCGTCACCCTGACGATGCAGACCCAGATTGACATTATCATTCCGCAGGCGTTTTTTGACCGGGCGGCGGTATCGCCTTATCAGGCAGACCAGGAGACTTTAGCA from Sodalis glossinidius str. 'morsitans' includes these protein-coding regions:
- a CDS encoding phage neck terminator protein, with amino-acid sequence MMQVTLTLDDILDVLQAFLVGNIGIGEVWSSQVNRVPMPHGDVAIMTPLFFKRLGTTWATNQDTGNTDSSTVTKHVLRTLDVQIDLYGRRAAENTVMLETLFRDGYAVDAIHALHPAITPLYASDVRQNVFNTDAHQYLERYTVTLTMQTQIDIIIPQAFFDRAAVSPYQADQETLA